Proteins encoded by one window of Blautia faecicola:
- the metA gene encoding homoserine O-acetyltransferase MetA — MPIKIQSDLPVKEILEQENIFVMDDTRAMHQDIRPIQIVILNLMPLKEETELQLLRSLSNTPLQIDVTFMAVASHEAKNTSRSHLNKFYVSFDQVKDQKFDGMIITGAPVEQMEFEEVDYWDELTEIMEWSKTHVTSTIHLCWGAQAGLYYHYGLKKRQLPKKMFGLFWHEVQNRKIPLVRGFDDLFLAPHSRHTEVFTEDIHNCKDLTVLAESKEAGVFLCMAMGGRQIFVMGHPEYDRVTLDGEYKRDKSKGLEIEIPANYYPENDPDLRPRLLWRAHANNLYTNWLNYYVYQCTPYDLEGTPF; from the coding sequence ATGCCGATTAAGATACAAAGTGATTTACCGGTAAAAGAGATTCTGGAACAGGAAAATATATTTGTGATGGACGATACCCGTGCGATGCACCAGGATATCCGTCCGATCCAGATCGTGATTCTGAATCTGATGCCGTTAAAAGAGGAGACCGAACTGCAGCTGCTTCGTTCTTTGTCCAACACACCACTGCAGATCGATGTGACTTTTATGGCGGTGGCAAGCCATGAAGCAAAAAATACTTCCAGAAGCCACCTGAATAAATTTTATGTAAGTTTTGATCAGGTGAAAGATCAGAAGTTTGACGGCATGATCATTACCGGAGCACCGGTGGAACAGATGGAATTTGAAGAAGTGGACTACTGGGATGAACTGACCGAGATCATGGAGTGGAGCAAAACCCATGTGACTTCCACGATTCATCTCTGCTGGGGCGCGCAGGCAGGACTGTATTACCATTATGGTCTGAAAAAACGCCAGCTGCCGAAGAAAATGTTTGGTCTGTTCTGGCATGAAGTGCAGAACCGGAAGATTCCGCTGGTCCGTGGATTTGACGATCTGTTCCTGGCACCACATTCCCGCCATACCGAGGTTTTCACAGAGGATATCCATAACTGCAAGGATCTGACCGTACTGGCAGAGTCCAAAGAGGCTGGCGTGTTCCTGTGTATGGCAATGGGCGGTCGTCAGATCTTTGTGATGGGACATCCGGAGTATGACCGCGTGACGCTGGACGGAGAGTACAAGAGAGACAAGAGCAAGGGACTGGAAATTGAGATCCCTGCCAATTATTACCCGGAAAATGACCCGGATCTTCGCCCGAGACTTTTATGGAGAGCACACGCAAACAACCTGTATACGAATTGGTTGAACTATTATGTATATCAGTGCACACCATATGATCTCGAGGGAACGCCGTTCTAA
- the cls gene encoding cardiolipin synthase has protein sequence MGKIQEIRESETGKKIVKKGKSGIGRILFGRTGVILLLLLLQLGILFMVFSRLQQHVIYVYWLFALLSALTAILIINRPGNPAFKLAWMVPITIFPVFGMLLYLFVEFQAGERLLNRRLQDVEQQMRKYVLQDPDVFEELEQTDKRTSNLSRYVMEKGGFPTYKNYHTAYYPWGKDKFEALIEELNKAEKFIFMEYFIVAEGKMWNTVLEILKKKVQEGVEVRFMYDGTCSISLLPYNYPKKLEEYGIKCKIFNPIKPALSTVQNNRDHRKIVVIDGKTAFTGGVNLADEYIGELERFGTWKDTAIMIQGEAVRNFTLMFLEIWNVDEPQENYERYLDASHCYGMMEGDGYVIPYGDSPLDHENVGELVYLDILNSAKDYVHIMTPYLILDHEMITALTYAAKRGVDVKIIMPGIPDKAYAFALAKTYYPELLRAGVKIYQYKPGFVHAKSFTSDDCKGVVGTINLDYRSLYLHFECAVYLYQVPQITEVEADFQETLKDCREITMEDWRNEKFITKLTGRVLRLIAPLM, from the coding sequence ATGGGAAAAATTCAGGAGATTCGGGAATCGGAAACTGGAAAGAAAATCGTAAAAAAAGGAAAAAGCGGTATCGGCCGGATTCTGTTTGGCCGTACCGGAGTTATCCTGCTGTTACTGCTTTTGCAGCTGGGGATCCTGTTTATGGTATTCAGCAGACTGCAGCAGCATGTAATCTATGTTTACTGGCTGTTTGCCTTACTCTCGGCGCTGACTGCGATCCTTATCATCAACCGTCCCGGCAATCCGGCGTTTAAACTGGCGTGGATGGTGCCAATCACGATTTTTCCGGTGTTTGGTATGCTGCTGTATCTGTTTGTGGAGTTTCAGGCAGGGGAAAGGTTACTGAATCGACGGCTGCAGGATGTGGAACAGCAGATGCGAAAATATGTCCTGCAGGATCCGGATGTGTTTGAAGAACTGGAACAGACCGATAAGCGTACCTCCAATTTATCCAGATATGTGATGGAAAAGGGTGGATTTCCTACCTATAAGAATTACCACACGGCGTATTATCCATGGGGAAAAGATAAGTTTGAAGCGTTGATCGAGGAGCTGAACAAAGCGGAAAAGTTTATTTTCATGGAATACTTCATCGTTGCGGAAGGAAAGATGTGGAACACGGTACTGGAGATCCTGAAAAAGAAGGTACAGGAGGGCGTGGAAGTCCGGTTTATGTATGACGGTACCTGCAGTATTTCTCTGCTGCCGTATAATTATCCGAAAAAACTGGAAGAATACGGAATCAAATGTAAGATCTTTAACCCGATCAAACCGGCGTTATCCACCGTCCAGAACAACCGCGATCACAGAAAGATCGTAGTCATCGACGGAAAGACCGCATTTACCGGCGGTGTCAATCTGGCGGACGAGTATATCGGAGAACTGGAGCGGTTCGGAACCTGGAAAGATACCGCAATCATGATCCAGGGAGAGGCGGTAAGAAACTTCACGCTGATGTTCCTGGAAATCTGGAATGTGGATGAACCGCAGGAAAATTATGAGCGATATCTGGATGCCTCCCACTGCTACGGCATGATGGAGGGAGACGGTTATGTGATCCCGTACGGCGACAGTCCGCTTGACCATGAAAATGTAGGCGAACTTGTCTATCTGGACATTCTGAACAGTGCGAAAGATTATGTGCATATTATGACACCGTATCTGATCCTGGATCATGAGATGATCACGGCACTCACCTATGCGGCAAAACGCGGGGTGGATGTGAAGATCATCATGCCGGGAATCCCGGATAAAGCCTATGCATTTGCACTGGCAAAGACCTATTACCCGGAACTTCTGCGTGCGGGAGTGAAGATTTATCAGTACAAACCGGGATTTGTCCATGCAAAATCCTTTACTTCGGATGACTGTAAAGGTGTGGTGGGAACCATCAATCTGGATTACCGGAGCCTGTATCTTCATTTTGAATGTGCAGTGTATCTGTATCAGGTGCCGCAGATCACAGAGGTGGAGGCGGATTTCCAGGAGACGCTGAAAGACTGCAGAGAGATCACCATGGAAGACTGGAGAAACGAAAAATTCATTACGAAACTGACGGGAAGAGTTCTTCGACTGATTGCCCCGTTGATGTAA